A stretch of the Elusimicrobiota bacterium genome encodes the following:
- the fabZ gene encoding 3-hydroxyacyl-ACP dehydratase FabZ, giving the protein MLELEQIKASISQRFPILMIDRIISIEEGKKVVGIKNVTANEKLFLGHFPDKAVFPGSMIIEASAQVSTFLFYENKKPLKKLDFYLGVVKDMRFYKLVVPGDQLRIEAKSIRLVENSADVEVTVFVKEEKVASGELIFVRRKKD; this is encoded by the coding sequence ATGCTGGAATTAGAGCAAATCAAAGCTTCAATATCACAAAGATTCCCAATTTTAATGATAGATAGAATTATTTCAATTGAGGAAGGAAAAAAAGTTGTTGGAATAAAAAATGTCACGGCTAACGAAAAACTTTTTCTGGGCCATTTTCCTGATAAAGCCGTTTTCCCGGGATCAATGATCATTGAGGCGTCGGCGCAGGTTTCAACTTTTTTGTTTTACGAGAACAAAAAACCTCTCAAAAAACTCGATTTTTATTTGGGAGTGGTTAAAGATATGCGGTTTTATAAACTGGTTGTTCCGGGCGATCAGCTGAGGATTGAAGCCAAATCAATTCGGTTAGTAGAAAACAGTGCGGATGTTGAAGTAACAGTTTTTGTGAAAGAGGAAAAAGTTGCTTCCGGCGAGCTAATATTTGTCCGGCGTAAGAAAGACTAA
- the fabG gene encoding 3-oxoacyl-[acyl-carrier-protein] reductase: MEFKDKVVVITGGTRGIGKALVETFAFNGAKVIFTYAQNDEMAAKLKNEIESKGGYADPYKLDVKNYEEIEKWRDKIIEKYEKIDVLINNAGIIKDKALMMMTKEDWLDVIDTNLNGLYNITRNFIVTFMKQKEGCIVNISSVSGVIGLPRQTNYSASKGGIIAFTKALAKEVASLNIRVNAIAPGFISTDMTATLKDDLVKKMLSLIPLQRFGKPEDVAKAALFLASKDSSYITGHTLVIDGGLSMRD, translated from the coding sequence ATGGAATTTAAAGATAAAGTCGTTGTAATTACAGGCGGGACAAGGGGGATAGGAAAGGCTTTGGTTGAAACCTTTGCGTTTAACGGCGCAAAGGTTATTTTTACTTATGCTCAAAATGATGAAATGGCCGCAAAATTAAAAAATGAAATTGAATCAAAAGGCGGATATGCAGATCCGTATAAACTTGACGTAAAAAATTATGAAGAAATAGAAAAGTGGCGGGATAAAATTATTGAAAAATATGAAAAAATAGATGTCCTTATAAATAATGCGGGAATTATTAAGGATAAAGCCCTGATGATGATGACAAAAGAAGACTGGCTTGACGTTATTGATACAAACCTGAACGGTCTTTATAACATCACCAGAAATTTTATTGTAACCTTTATGAAACAAAAAGAGGGATGCATAGTTAATATTTCTTCGGTAAGCGGTGTTATAGGATTGCCGCGTCAAACAAACTATTCTGCTTCAAAGGGAGGAATAATCGCATTTACGAAAGCGCTGGCAAAAGAAGTGGCTTCGCTCAATATTCGCGTTAATGCTATCGCACCGGGATTTATTTCAACCGATATGACCGCAACGCTTAAAGATGATTTAGTAAAGAAAATGCTATCGCTAATACCTTTACAGAGGTTCGGCAAGCCTGAAGATGTGGCAAAAGCGGCCCTATTTTTAGCAAGCAAAGATTCTTCATACATAACCGGCCATACCTTAGTTATTGACGGCGGCCTTTCAATGAGAGACTAG
- a CDS encoding beta-ketoacyl synthase N-terminal-like domain-containing protein: MPRSKRIVVTGIGPLTSIGTGVDNLWKSLLEKKTNIKTENVVLSGELWQSFKYHKIDNFNI, from the coding sequence ATGCCGCGCTCTAAACGCATAGTTGTTACTGGTATCGGCCCGTTAACGTCAATCGGCACAGGCGTTGATAATCTCTGGAAAAGTCTTTTAGAAAAAAAGACCAATATAAAGACAGAAAACGTAGTTTTAAGCGGCGAACTTTGGCAAAGTTTTAAATATCACAAGATCGATAATTTCAATATC
- a CDS encoding beta-ketoacyl-[acyl-carrier-protein] synthase family protein gives MEKRVVVTGLGVASSIGIGKDAFWESVISGKSGISELTLFDTSAHNTHVAGEIRNFDPNKFLKSKRDRFFGRASLMGLVAANLAIEDSQIDIVSLQKNRTCVFMGTTMGEIQAMEKLNHDWVKLGLKDPGNFSIYRSLAYNISSLISLELKLTGRNRIFTTACSSGNYAISYGSDLLKSGKADMVLAGGSDAISWISFTGFNKVGATAPEKCQPFDKNRKGMIPAEGAGVLVLETLEGAKKRKAKIYAEILGCGFSCDAHHMTQPSVEGITKCISNALNESRISPDDVDYICAHGTGTLQNDNAECSAIKNVFGDRKIPVSSIKSMIGHTMGAATAIAAVACCKAVEYDIIPPTINFETADPSCDIDCVPNVARKKKLNIVLNNGLAFGGNNACLVIKKFIK, from the coding sequence ATGGAAAAAAGAGTAGTTGTTACCGGGCTCGGAGTAGCAAGTTCAATAGGCATAGGAAAAGATGCTTTCTGGGAAAGCGTTATCAGCGGGAAATCGGGAATAAGCGAACTTACGCTGTTTGATACTTCTGCGCACAATACCCATGTTGCAGGGGAAATAAGAAATTTTGACCCAAACAAATTTCTTAAGAGCAAAAGAGATAGGTTTTTCGGCAGGGCGTCTCTTATGGGGCTGGTTGCGGCAAATCTTGCAATAGAAGATTCCCAAATTGATATAGTTTCTTTGCAAAAAAATAGAACATGCGTTTTTATGGGAACAACGATGGGTGAAATCCAGGCAATGGAAAAACTTAACCACGACTGGGTGAAATTGGGATTAAAAGATCCGGGAAATTTTTCTATTTACCGCTCGCTTGCCTATAATATCTCCTCCTTAATATCTTTGGAGCTGAAACTGACCGGCAGAAACAGAATTTTTACGACTGCTTGTTCTTCCGGCAATTATGCCATAAGCTATGGGAGCGATTTGTTAAAATCGGGCAAAGCAGACATGGTTTTGGCAGGCGGATCTGACGCGATATCTTGGATTTCGTTTACCGGGTTCAACAAAGTCGGCGCAACTGCCCCTGAAAAATGCCAGCCGTTTGACAAAAATCGAAAAGGAATGATTCCGGCGGAAGGCGCGGGGGTATTGGTTCTTGAAACTCTTGAAGGGGCCAAAAAAAGAAAGGCGAAAATTTATGCAGAAATATTGGGATGCGGCTTCAGCTGTGACGCGCATCATATGACCCAGCCCAGCGTTGAAGGCATTACGAAATGCATATCAAATGCTTTGAATGAATCAAGAATATCTCCCGACGATGTGGATTACATCTGCGCGCACGGGACCGGGACACTCCAAAACGACAATGCTGAATGTTCGGCAATAAAAAATGTTTTCGGGGACCGAAAAATCCCTGTAAGCTCAATTAAATCAATGATAGGGCATACCATGGGCGCTGCGACGGCAATAGCGGCGGTGGCTTGTTGTAAGGCAGTAGAATATGATATAATTCCTCCAACAATAAACTTTGAAACGGCTGATCCGTCATGCGATATTGACTGCGTGCCTAACGTAGCCAGAAAAAAGAAATTAAATATTGTGTTAAATAACGGGCTTGCTTTTGGCGGAAACAACGCCTGTTTGGTTATTAAAAAATTCATAAAATGA
- a CDS encoding acyl carrier protein, with product MPVDTAQEIKVMLARMTGFEPNEINEEDVLTDDLGIDSLKVIEIATYIEKTYKVKVKESQMARIKTVRDAVNILNELLTERNAAL from the coding sequence ATGCCTGTAGATACAGCTCAAGAAATTAAAGTGATGCTTGCCAGAATGACGGGATTTGAACCAAACGAGATTAATGAAGAAGACGTTCTTACCGACGATCTTGGTATTGACTCGCTAAAAGTGATAGAGATAGCCACCTACATAGAAAAAACATATAAAGTTAAGGTTAAGGAAAGCCAGATGGCGAGGATTAAGACTGTGCGGGATGCCGTTAATATCCTTAACGAACTTTTAACGGAAAGAAATGCCGCGCTCTAA
- a CDS encoding beta-ketoacyl-[acyl-carrier-protein] synthase family protein, which translates to MIRILKEYMGKKRIVVTGIGIVSPIGIGKEAFWQGLREGKSAAKPITLFDTSDFKVKVAGEISGFDAKEILGKKGLVDFDRSTTLLLTAGKFALEDASLEINETNTNNTGISIGTTFGSLQSLSDFDRESLVDGPMFVNPSRFPNTVMNSQAGRLAIRYGIKGHNCTVSTGMTASSDALDYAIDSINFNRTERVLAGGVEELGIQVFIGFYNLGYLSGMDGSPSLSCPFDKRRNGVIFSEGATIVIIEELNSALSRKANIYGEILSISSNYDPYRFYKYDPAAKGMISAMSSAISDANLTPADIDCIFANANSTKDADLIETNAIKKVFGDVSKKVPVTSIKSMIGESLSPSGITAVAAAVGAINQDFIPPTINYSEKDPECDLNYVLNKAKVQKIDKVMVNSFSPNGSNTVTVIGRYKN; encoded by the coding sequence TTGATAAGGATCTTGAAAGAATATATGGGCAAAAAACGAATAGTCGTTACCGGAATCGGGATTGTTTCTCCGATAGGGATAGGAAAAGAAGCTTTTTGGCAAGGGTTAAGGGAAGGAAAATCGGCAGCAAAACCGATAACTCTTTTTGATACGTCAGATTTTAAAGTAAAGGTTGCTGGAGAAATATCAGGTTTTGATGCGAAAGAAATATTAGGGAAAAAAGGGCTGGTAGATTTTGACCGATCTACAACCTTACTTCTTACCGCCGGCAAATTTGCCTTGGAAGACGCTTCCCTTGAAATTAACGAAACAAACACGAATAATACCGGCATATCTATCGGCACAACGTTCGGTAGCCTGCAAAGCCTGTCCGATTTTGACCGAGAATCTCTTGTTGACGGTCCGATGTTTGTCAATCCTTCCAGATTTCCTAATACGGTAATGAATTCCCAAGCCGGGCGCTTAGCAATAAGATACGGCATTAAAGGGCATAATTGTACCGTCTCAACAGGTATGACGGCATCTTCAGACGCCCTTGATTATGCCATAGATTCAATAAATTTCAATAGAACAGAAAGGGTGCTGGCTGGAGGCGTGGAAGAGTTGGGAATTCAGGTTTTTATAGGATTTTATAATCTTGGATATTTAAGCGGGATGGACGGATCCCCGTCTCTTTCCTGCCCGTTTGATAAAAGAAGAAACGGAGTTATTTTTTCAGAAGGAGCGACTATCGTCATCATAGAAGAATTAAATTCTGCTCTTTCAAGAAAGGCGAATATTTACGGAGAAATTCTTTCAATATCGTCTAACTATGATCCGTACCGATTCTATAAATATGATCCGGCCGCAAAAGGGATGATTAGCGCGATGTCTTCCGCGATAAGCGATGCGAATCTGACACCTGCAGATATTGACTGTATTTTTGCCAACGCTAATTCAACAAAAGATGCCGATCTGATTGAAACAAACGCAATAAAAAAAGTTTTTGGAGATGTTTCAAAAAAAGTGCCGGTAACTTCCATAAAGTCAATGATAGGTGAATCATTGAGTCCTTCAGGAATTACTGCTGTGGCAGCAGCGGTAGGCGCAATAAACCAGGATTTTATTCCGCCGACAATAAATTATAGCGAAAAAGATCCGGAATGCGATTTAAATTATGTTTTAAATAAAGCTAAAGTGCAAAAAATTGATAAAGTGATGGTTAATTCTTTTTCTCCTAACGGGTCCAACACCGTTACAGTGATTGGAAGATACAAAAACTAA
- a CDS encoding DUF4416 family protein produces MAEIKKPESVKLFVGLISGSKEKFFEVEKLLQKKYGKIDFESETISFDFTEYYKEEMGGNLFRKWVSFEKLIGPEELSNIKTQTNSIENKFTVSGKRCINIDPGYLALSKIVLASTKDFSHRIYLSKGIFAEITLNYKQKQFVPLPWTYPDYTSETSTRFFSNVRSKYHSQITNI; encoded by the coding sequence ATGGCTGAAATAAAAAAACCGGAATCTGTTAAGCTTTTTGTGGGACTAATTTCTGGATCAAAAGAGAAGTTTTTTGAAGTTGAGAAATTGCTGCAGAAAAAATACGGAAAAATAGATTTTGAAAGCGAAACTATTTCGTTTGATTTTACCGAATATTATAAAGAAGAAATGGGGGGAAACCTTTTCAGAAAATGGGTTAGTTTTGAAAAATTGATTGGTCCGGAAGAACTTTCAAATATAAAAACACAAACCAACAGCATTGAGAATAAATTCACTGTTTCTGGCAAAAGATGCATTAACATTGATCCGGGCTATCTTGCTCTTTCTAAAATAGTGCTTGCATCAACAAAAGATTTCAGCCACAGAATTTATTTATCAAAGGGAATATTTGCTGAAATTACGTTAAACTACAAACAAAAGCAATTCGTTCCCCTGCCCTGGACCTACCCGGATTATACTTCTGAAACCTCAACTAGATTTTTTAGTAATGTCCGATCAAAATACCATTCACAAATAACAAATATTTAA